The Pleuronectes platessa chromosome 11, fPlePla1.1, whole genome shotgun sequence genome includes a window with the following:
- the soul3 gene encoding heme-binding protein soul3, translating to MVVRGFVFKPSVSKLKPRVVFVSRAKMDRGGCQMSGGGGGGGGGGGGVADGPDRGGMITLEDLESFSEDQLSDPRSLEEDAEVMDEDEDQMLHYWQEVARGHQVDVAQDMAEPIQQLTSNNEGRSTREHIPFTLLAQREKLGKLLYEKRHYEKGHWACITMHEDTYEQSICYGFMKIMRYICKQNAVGVYLGMTLPIVTIVRTDETHSQISHDVTVAYYLPIEHQAQPPQPEDSQIIIESWPVTVVYTRPFTGPTNEVTIIDQINAMAEVLDSPNLCVNDSFIVAGYTNPAHSNRSNEIWFLER from the exons ATGGTCGTGCGCGGTTTTGTTTTTAAGCCAAGTGTTTCGAAGTTGAAGCCTCGAGTCGTGTTCGTCTCACGGGCGAAAATGGACCGAGGTGGCTGCCAGATgagtggcggcggcggcggcggcggaggaggcggcggcggtgTGGCTGACGGGCCCGACCGAGGCGGCATGATCACGCTGGAGGACCTGGAGTCTTTCTCCGAGGACCAGCTGTCAGACCCGCGCAGCCTGGAGGAGGACGCGGAGGTCatggacgaggacgaggaccaGATGCTGCATTACTGGCAGGAAGTGGCCAGGGGACACCAGGTGGATGTTGCTCaag ATATGGCAGAACCCATTCAGCAGCTGACCAGCAACAATGAAGGACGCAGCACCAGAGAGCACATCCCATTCACTCTGcttgcacagagagaaaag TTGGGAAAACTGCTCTACGAGAAACGCCACTATGAAAAGGGTCACTGGGCTTGTATAACAATGCATGAGGACACCTACGAACAGAGCATCTGTTATGGTTTTATGAAGATAATGAGATACATCTGCAAGCAGAATGCTGTAG GCGTCTACCTGGGCATGACGCTCCCCATCGTGACGATAGTGCGCACAGATGAGACCCACTCTCAGATCTCCCATGACGTCACTGTGGCGTACTACCTTCCTATTGAGCATCAGGCCCAGCCCCCACAACCTGAGGACAGCCAGATCATCATAGAAAGCTGGCCCGTCACTGTGGTGTATACACG GCCATTCACCGGTCCCACCAATGAAGTGACCATCATTGACCAGATCAACGCTATGGCAGAGGTGCTCGACTCTCCAAACTTGTGTGTCAACGACTCATTCATTGTGGCCGGCTACACCAACCCGGCCCACAGCAACCGTTCCAACGAGATCTGGTTCCTGGAGCGCTGA
- the dcdc2b gene encoding doublecortin domain-containing protein 2B — protein MAGSTAATSALLPPVKNVVVYRNGDPFYSGRRFVVNQRQVGTMEAFLNEVTHNIGAQLAIRTLYTPRQGHRVADLQDLRTGSQYVAAGFERFKKLDYLSVGAKKQPATREEPQAKAAQRPNVSAKWRKFIPLPCIIHVFRNGDILCPPFRFIIPRSTQQDLEQVLGLVTEKVCLRTGAVRRLCSMEGVTVTSAGELETGHCYVAVGTERFKKLPYVELLVSNAADRYYPGKRRLMRRAENRKTGSGPADQYSDSALLDSPESDGRRVKSTGDEAGPPQASQQRSRRQGADEMSVFFARPVKIRKNRGQTRLMDLVRSFQPSIFKRAARKRREEMRGAEEVQEDENTATEIPVDQRVAETVEDEEGNHRDDPLHSTQQKAESSQQNGVELTENWTEKSAEIQEPELKHTTPRPSSSTSQDSQGKKTEEKASVPTSQCNHMTLSS, from the exons ATGGCTGGTAGCACTGCAGCCACCAGCGCCCTCCTGCCTCCGGTGAAGAACGTGGTGGTGTACAGGAATGGTGACCCCTTCTACAGTGGACGGAGGTTCGTGGTCAACCAGCGGCAAGTGGGCACCATGGAGGCTTTTCTGAACGAGGTGACCCACAACATCGGTGCCCAGCTCGCCATCAGGACCCTGTACACCCCGAGGCAGGGCCACAGGGTCGCAGACCTCCAGGACCTTCGGACGGGATCCCAGTACGTCGCTGCTGGCTTTGAGAGGTTCAAGAAACTGGA CTACCTGAGCGTGGGAGCAAAAAAGCAGCCTGCCACCCGTGAAGAACCCCAG GCTAAAGCAGCACAGAGGCCAAATGTCTCGGCTAAATGGAGGAAGTTTATACCTTTGCCCTGCATCATACA TGTTTTCCGTAATGGCGATATCCTATGTCCGCCATTTCGGTTCATCATTCCTCGGAGCACGCAGCAGGATCTGGAGCAGGTCCTGGGTCTGGTCACAGAGAAGGTCTGTCTGCGAACAGGAGCCGTGCGCAG GTTGTGTTCTATGGAGGGAGTGACTGTGACCTCGGCCGGGGAGCTGGAGACCGGCCACTGCTACGTTGCCGTGGGAACCGAGAGGTTTAAGAAACTTCCAtatgtggagctgctggtttcaaACGCTGCAGACAG ATATTACCCAGGAAAGAGAAGGCTGATGAGAAGAGCTGAG aacaggaaaacaggaagtggtccaGCAGACCAGTACAGCGACTCTGCTCTCCTCGACTCCCCAGAG TCAGATGGTCGGAGGGTGAAGTCAACAGGAGACGAAGCTGGACCTCCACAAGCCTCccagcagaggagcaggagacagGGAGCAGATGAGATGTCTGTATTCTTTGCCAGGCCGGTGAAGATCCGCAAGAACAGAGGTCAGACAAGACTAATGGATCTGGTCAGGAGCT TCCAGCCCAGCATCTTTAAAAGAGCGGCacggaagaggagagaggagatgcgaggagctgaggaggtgcaggaggatgAGAATACAGCAACAGAGATTCCTGTTGACCAG AGAGTGGCAGAAACagtggaggatgaagaagggAACCACAGAGACGATCCTCTGCACAGCACACAGCAG AAGGCAGAATCATCTCAACAAAATGGTGTAGAACTGACAGAGAACTGGACGGAGAAGTCTGCTGAAATACAG GAACCTGAGCTGAAGCACACAACTCCAAGACCTTCATCCTCCACTTCTCAGGATTCTCAGGGAAAGAAAACGGAGGAAAAGGCAAGTGTACCCACCTCACAATGTAATCACATGACATTATCATCATAA
- the tmem234 gene encoding transmembrane protein 234: MVTIVELLSLLLVSVLWGCTNPFLKRGSAGIEDVSRSNRMSQLLAEIKFLFLNTKYLVPFLLNQCGSLVYYYTLSTAELSFVVPVANSLTFLCTLLTGKLLGEEFGGKQAVAGMFLTMAGITLCVISSIEDKDAGQQNINQSVQ, from the exons ATGGTGACTATAG tggagctgctcagtCTCCTGCTGGTGTCGGTGCTGTGGGGCTGCACCAACCCCTTCCTGAAGAGAGGCTCCGCGGGGATAGAGGATGTGAGCCGCTCCAACAGAATGAGCCAGCTGCTGGCGGAGATCAAGTTTCTGTTCCTCAACACAAAG TACCTGGTCCCTTTCCTCCTGAACCAGTGTGGCTCTTTGGTCTACTACTACACACTCTCCACCGCAG AGTTATCTTTCGTTGTCCCTGTGGCCAACTCGCTCACATTCCTTTGCACTCTGCTCACCGGCAAGTTACTGGGTGAAGAGTTTGGAGGCAAAC AGGCTGTTGCCGGGATGTTTCTCACCATGGCTGGAATCACTCTGTGTGTGATAAGTTCCATCGAGGACAAAGACGCAGGGCAGCAGAATATAAACCAGTCTGTGCAGTAA
- the ncmap gene encoding noncompact myelin-associated protein → MSAEGGGAPGCSGSCLEKAWAEIKEETVRLLLKMQASTVSPVTITTALPNTTVTKSQEQILIQSSGAMIAIIVIGIIIILAILLIILKTYNRWTHASRVLGGSTKPRPKMSQSTVHSSIPLSTLGISSVSSSIANSNPASENIFHLPRAELTSVEENHIEQLSTTSSSTVVTIHESPSLGNT, encoded by the exons ATGTCAGctgagggtgggggggcaccAGGCTGCTCAGGGTCCTGTCTGGAGAAGGCTTGGGCTGAAATCAAAGAGGAGACGGTTAG GTTATTGCTGAAGATGCAAGCTTCAACTGTCTCACCTGTGACCATCACTACTGCACTTCCAAACACCACCGTCACAAAGTCCCAAGAACAAATCCTCATCCAGA gttctGGGGCTATGATCGCCATCATCGTCATAGGTATCATCATCATTCTCGCCATTCTTCTGATCATCCTGAAGACGTACAACAG GTGGACCCATGCATCCAGAGTCCTGGGAGGGAGCACCAAACCTCGTCCGAAGATGTCACAGTCCACGGTACACAGCAGCATACCGCTAAGCACCCTGGGAATCAGCTCTGTGTCGAGCAGCATCGCCAATTCCAACCCGGCCTCGGAGAACATCTTCCATCTGCCCAGAGCGGAGCTGACCAGCGTGGAGGAGAACCACATAGAGCAGctcagcaccaccagcagctccaccgTGGTCACCATACATGAATCTCCGTCGTTGGGGAACACATAG
- the iqcc gene encoding IQ domain-containing protein C translates to MERRKWETTLTHFQARARGYLVRREVGRAREDFEDIVKEIDGGLRHLQWTSTVIPIPHFTDPDDLFPRPSSDASKASDPGLDVGTCPRRSRTAPSRDREEAQTLLLQKTEAERDGSETKGRTHISSGCDGDVGVPGQREQEGDQHEEAGDSIGDSTTIWSSLELDENHSHCHQGPRQYCLAQEVPRTPEALRLHRNTLTMELVWLQQAIESRKKYLSLKDRLTIS, encoded by the exons atggagaggaggaagtgggagacgacactcacacactttcag GCGCGTGCACGTGGATATCTGGTGAGACGGGAAGTAGGTCGTGCACGTGAAGACTTTGAGGACATAGTGAAAGAGATTGATGGAGGTCTGAGGCACCTGCAGTGGACGAGCACGGTTATCCCCATCCCTCACTTCACAGACCCT GATGACCTGTTTCCACGTCCTAGCAGCGATGCCAGCAAGGCTTCAGATCCAGGACTCGATGTCGGCACCTGTCCACGGAGATCGAGAACAGCGCCATCACGGGACAGAGAGGAAGCTCAGACTCTCCTTTTGCAGAAGACAGAGGCTGAGAGAGATGGGTCAGAGACCAAAGGCCGAACCCATATTTCCAGTGGCTGTGACGGAGACGTGGGGGTCCCTGGACAAAGGGAGCAGGAGGGAGATCAACATGAAGAGGCAGGGGACAGCATAGGAGACTCCACCACCATCTGGAGCAGTTTGGAGCTAGATGAGAACCACAGTCACTGTCACCAGG GTCCCCGGCAGTACTGCTTGGCTCAGGAGGTGCCACGCACTCCGGAGGCCCTGCGTCTCCATAGAAACACGCTGACCATGGAGCTGGTCTGGCTTCAACAGGCCATTGAAAGCAGGAAAAAG TACTTATCCCTGAAGGACAGACTGACCATATCCTGA